GCGTACCTTACAGGATACGAAGGTTGTACAATTGCACCCTTTCAAGAAATTCTTGCGCATTGCAGCGGCAGCTGCGGTTATTATGTTCGGTTCTTATTTTTATCTGAATACTTTGGATGAAAATATTGTTACCGAATATGCCGAGACTAAAGAAGTTATTCTTCCGGACAACTCAAAAGTACAGTTAAATGCTGATTCTGAAATTTCTTTCAGCGAGAGAAAATGGAGCAAAGAGCGTAATGTTGAACTTAAGGGCGAGGCATTTTTTAAAGTAGCCAAAGGAAAGCGTTTTACGGTTGCTACAGAGGCTGGCACAGTTGCCGTTTTAGGAACTCAGTTTAATGTAGAAAATAGAAAAGGATTTTTTGAAGTTACCTGTTTTGAAGGTTTGGTAAGTGTTTTGTTTAATGGAAAAGAGACCAAACTACCAGCAGGCTCTTCGTTTGTTATTATAGACGATACTATTATAGAATCTCCAGAATCCAAATTATTGCAACCCTCATGGATGAACAATGAAAGCACGTTTAAGAGCGTGCCTTTAAAATATGTTCTTGATGAGTTCCAAAGACAGCATAACATTACCGTAGAAACACAGGGTGTTGACTTGGAACAATTGTTTACTGGAACTTTTAGTAATACGGATAGGAAAATTGCGTTAAAGAGCATAAGCGCACCCTCGCAAATAAAGTTTAAATTTGAGGGCAGCAAAGTGCTCTTCTATGTCGATAAGAATCCGTAAACTTCTTCTTT
This genomic interval from Zobellia roscoffensis contains the following:
- a CDS encoding FecR family protein, with translation MQENHLAKWLNNDLTEAELAEFKKSAEYASYERIVAASSQLQAPDFNADEALMAIKNQRTLQDTKVVQLHPFKKFLRIAAAAAVIMFGSYFYLNTLDENIVTEYAETKEVILPDNSKVQLNADSEISFSERKWSKERNVELKGEAFFKVAKGKRFTVATEAGTVAVLGTQFNVENRKGFFEVTCFEGLVSVLFNGKETKLPAGSSFVIIDDTIIESPESKLLQPSWMNNESTFKSVPLKYVLDEFQRQHNITVETQGVDLEQLFTGTFSNTDRKIALKSISAPSQIKFKFEGSKVLFYVDKNP